In Phocoena phocoena chromosome 8, mPhoPho1.1, whole genome shotgun sequence, the following are encoded in one genomic region:
- the RCOR2 gene encoding REST corepressor 2 isoform X2, with protein sequence MPSVMEKPSAGSGILSRSRAKTAPNGGQPHSEDDSSEEEHSHDSMIRVGTNYQAVIPECKPESPARYSNKELKGMLVWSPNHCVSDAKLDKYIAMAKEKHGYNIEQALGMLLWHKHDVEKSLADLANFTPFPDEWTVEDKVLFEQAFGFHGKCFQRIQQMLPDKLIPSLVKYYYSWKKTRSRTSVMDRQARRLGGRKDKEDSDELEEGRGAVSEGEPDAGDPKREPLPSRPLNARPGPGKKEAQGSQYRHHPLRTRRRPPKGMYLSPEGLTAVSGSPDLANLTLRGLDSQLISLKRQVQSMKQTNSSLRQALEGGIDPLRPPEANTKFNSRWTTDEQLLAVQGPDYICVDIRTPIGAPCAAPSSASHLAVPAAATAEATFAHGSHPAPPATPTPAGPLPPAPAGPQPAPTTSYPPCPGCLPPRCPPRPSARTHPGWSPPGASSTLALSPEVLRQPEASEPLCRMSSGTSSFTDDRRD encoded by the exons ATGCCCTCGGTGATGGAGAAGCCGAGCGCGGGCTCCGGGATCCTGTCCCGCAGCCGGGCCAAGACGGCGCCCAACGGCGGACAACCCCACTCGGAGGATGACAGCAGCGAGGAGGAGCACTCGCACG ACAGCATGATCCGCGTTGGAACCAATTACCAGGCCGTAATTCCGGAGTGCAAGCCTG AGAGCCCCGCACGCTACAGTAACAAGGAGCTGAAGGGGATGTTGGTGTGGTCGCCCAACCACTGTGTGTCAGATGCCAAGC TTGACAAGTACATTGCGATGGCCAAGGAGAAGCATGGTTACAACATCGAGCAG gcactgggcaTGCTCCTGTGGCATAAGCACGACGTAGAGAAGTCGCTGGCTGACCTGGCCAACTTCACCCCGTTTCCGGACGAGTGGACGGTAGAGGACAAGGTGCTGTTTGAACAGGCCTTCGGCTTCCACGGCAAATGTTTCCAGCGGATCCAGCAGATG CTGCCTGACAAGCTGATACCCAGCCTGGTGAAGTATTACTACTCTTGGAAGAAGACCCGCAGCCGGACCAGTGTGATGGACAGACAGGCTCGGCGGCTGGGGGGCCGAAAGGACAAAGAAGACAG TGATGAGCTTGAAGAGGGACGAGGAGCCGTGAGTGAGGGGGAGCCGGACGCTGGAGACCCCAAGAGAGAG CCTCTGCCCTCTCGGCCCCTGAATGCCCGCCCAGGTCCAGGAAAGAAGGAGGCCCAGGGGTCTCAGTACCGCCACCATCCGCTGCGAACTCGGCGGCGCCCTCCCAAGGGCATGTACCTGAGCCCCGAGGGCCTCACTGCCGTGTCAGGGAGCCCGGACCTTGCCAACCTCACACTTCGAGGCCTCGACTCCCAGCTCATCTCCCTCAAGCGCCAG GTGCAAAGCATGAAACAGACCAACAGCAGCCTCCGCCAAGCCCTGGAGGGGGGCATCGATCCGCTCCGCCCCCCTGAG GCCAACACCAAGTTCAACTCCCGCTGGACCACGGATGAGCAGCTTTTGGCAGTACAAG GTCCAGATTACATCTGTGTCGACATCAGGACCCCGATCGGGGCCCCCTGCGCCGCCCCCTCCTCCGCCTCCCACCTCGCTGTCCCAGCCGCCGCCACTGCTGAGGCCACCTTTGCCCACGGCTCCCACCCTGCTCCGCCAGCCACCCCCACTCCAGCAGGGCCGCTTCCTCCAGCCCCGGCTGGCCCCCAACCAGCCCCCACCACCTCTTATCCGCCCTGCCCTGGCTGCCTCCCGCCACGGTGCCCGCCCCGGCCCTCAGCCCGCACCCACCCTGGCTGGAGCCCCCCTGGAGCCTCCAGCACCctcgctctgagccccgaggtcctcCGCCAACCGGAGGCTTCAGAACCCCTTTGCCGGATGTCCTCGGGGACCTCCAGCTTCACTGATGACAGAAGAGACTAG
- the RCOR2 gene encoding REST corepressor 2 isoform X1 produces MPSVMEKPSAGSGILSRSRAKTAPNGGQPHSEDDSSEEEHSHDSMIRVGTNYQAVIPECKPESPARYSNKELKGMLVWSPNHCVSDAKLDKYIAMAKEKHGYNIEQALGMLLWHKHDVEKSLADLANFTPFPDEWTVEDKVLFEQAFGFHGKCFQRIQQMLPDKLIPSLVKYYYSWKKTRSRTSVMDRQARRLGGRKDKEDSDELEEGRGAVSEGEPDAGDPKREPLPSRPLNARPGPGKKEAQGSQYRHHPLRTRRRPPKGMYLSPEGLTAVSGSPDLANLTLRGLDSQLISLKRQVQSMKQTNSSLRQALEGGIDPLRPPEANTKFNSRWTTDEQLLAVQAIRRYGKDFGAIAEVIGNKTLTQVKTFFVSYRRRFNLEEVLQEWEAEQDGAPGAPPVPMEEARRGAPLPAPALEEDDEVQITSVSTSGPRSGPPAPPPPPPPTSLSQPPPLLRPPLPTAPTLLRQPPPLQQGRFLQPRLAPNQPPPPLIRPALAASRHGARPGPQPAPTLAGAPLEPPAPSL; encoded by the exons ATGCCCTCGGTGATGGAGAAGCCGAGCGCGGGCTCCGGGATCCTGTCCCGCAGCCGGGCCAAGACGGCGCCCAACGGCGGACAACCCCACTCGGAGGATGACAGCAGCGAGGAGGAGCACTCGCACG ACAGCATGATCCGCGTTGGAACCAATTACCAGGCCGTAATTCCGGAGTGCAAGCCTG AGAGCCCCGCACGCTACAGTAACAAGGAGCTGAAGGGGATGTTGGTGTGGTCGCCCAACCACTGTGTGTCAGATGCCAAGC TTGACAAGTACATTGCGATGGCCAAGGAGAAGCATGGTTACAACATCGAGCAG gcactgggcaTGCTCCTGTGGCATAAGCACGACGTAGAGAAGTCGCTGGCTGACCTGGCCAACTTCACCCCGTTTCCGGACGAGTGGACGGTAGAGGACAAGGTGCTGTTTGAACAGGCCTTCGGCTTCCACGGCAAATGTTTCCAGCGGATCCAGCAGATG CTGCCTGACAAGCTGATACCCAGCCTGGTGAAGTATTACTACTCTTGGAAGAAGACCCGCAGCCGGACCAGTGTGATGGACAGACAGGCTCGGCGGCTGGGGGGCCGAAAGGACAAAGAAGACAG TGATGAGCTTGAAGAGGGACGAGGAGCCGTGAGTGAGGGGGAGCCGGACGCTGGAGACCCCAAGAGAGAG CCTCTGCCCTCTCGGCCCCTGAATGCCCGCCCAGGTCCAGGAAAGAAGGAGGCCCAGGGGTCTCAGTACCGCCACCATCCGCTGCGAACTCGGCGGCGCCCTCCCAAGGGCATGTACCTGAGCCCCGAGGGCCTCACTGCCGTGTCAGGGAGCCCGGACCTTGCCAACCTCACACTTCGAGGCCTCGACTCCCAGCTCATCTCCCTCAAGCGCCAG GTGCAAAGCATGAAACAGACCAACAGCAGCCTCCGCCAAGCCCTGGAGGGGGGCATCGATCCGCTCCGCCCCCCTGAG GCCAACACCAAGTTCAACTCCCGCTGGACCACGGATGAGCAGCTTTTGGCAGTACAAG CCATCCGTAGGTATGGCAAAGACTTTGGGGCTATTGCAGAGGTGATTGGCAACAAGACTCTGACCCAGGTGAAGACCTTCTTTGTGAGCTACCGGCGCCGCTTCAATCTGGAGGAGGTGCTGCAGGAATGGGAGGCCGAGCAGGATGGGGCCCCTGGAGCCCCCCCGGTCCCCATGGAGGAGGCTAGGAGAGGGGCTCCCTtgccagccccagccctggaggAAGACGATGAg GTCCAGATTACATCTGTGTCGACATCAGGACCCCGATCGGGGCCCCCTGCGCCGCCCCCTCCTCCGCCTCCCACCTCGCTGTCCCAGCCGCCGCCACTGCTGAGGCCACCTTTGCCCACGGCTCCCACCCTGCTCCGCCAGCCACCCCCACTCCAGCAGGGCCGCTTCCTCCAGCCCCGGCTGGCCCCCAACCAGCCCCCACCACCTCTTATCCGCCCTGCCCTGGCTGCCTCCCGCCACGGTGCCCGCCCCGGCCCTCAGCCCGCACCCACCCTGGCTGGAGCCCCCCTGGAGCCTCCAGCACCctcgctctga
- the NAA40 gene encoding N-alpha-acetyltransferase 40, which translates to MDAVCAKVDAANRLGDPLEAFPVFKKYDRNGLNVSIECKRVSGLEPATVDWAFDLTKTNMQTMYEQSEWGWKDREKREEMTDDRAWYLIAWENSSVPVAFSHFRFDVECGDEVLYCYEVQLESKVRRKGLGKFLVQILQLVANSTQMKKVMLTVFKHNHGAYQFFREALQFEIDDSSPSMSGCCGEDCSYEILSRRTKFGDSQHSHSGGHCGGCCH; encoded by the exons ATGGATGCTGTCTGTGCCAAAGTGGACGCCGCCAACAGG CTTGGAGACCCATTAGAGGCTTTCCCAGTGTTCAAGAAATATGATCGCAATGG gTTAAATGTCTCCATTGAATGTAAGCGAGTGTCTGGCCTGGAGCCGGCCACCGTGGATTGGGCCTTCGACCTGACCAAGACCAATATGCAGACCAT GTATGAGCAGAGTGAGTGGGGctggaaggacagagagaaacGCGAGGAAATGACGGATGACCGAGCCTGGTACCTCATCGCTTGGGAAAACAGTTCGGTTCCCGTAGCCTTTTCTCACTTCCGGTTTGACGTGGAGTGCGGGGATGAAGTCCTGTACTG CTACGAAGTGCAGCTGGAGAGCAAGGTACGGCGGAAAGGCCTGGGGAAGTTCCTCGTACAGATCCTGCAGCTCGTGGCCAACAG CACACAGATGAAGAAAGTTATGTTAACGGTATTTAAGCACAATCATGGTGCCTACCAGTTCTTCAGAGAAGCGCTGCA ATTTGAAATCGACGACTCTTCCCCAAGCATGTCCGGTTGCTGTGGGGAGGACTGCTCCTATGAGATCCTGAGCCGGAGGACCAAGTTTGGGGACAGCCAGCACTCCCATTCGGGCGGGCACTGTGGTGGCTGCTGCCACTGA